The genomic window AGGTTTAGTTTTTGCACTCATAGTTGGATTAGGAATGGGGTTACGTCAGTTTCTTTTACTTCCTTTATTTCGTGAATATATTATTCCAGTAATTTCATTAGGCGTAGAAGCAATTGTTGCTCCAGGGACATTTCAAAATATTTTAATTGGAGAATATGGTTTATTCGTTAAAGGTTTAGAGTGGCCGTTTACTCTTGTAATGCCATATGTCATTTCTTTTTATATTGCATTCAGTATATTAGAAGACAGTGGCTATCTTCCTAGACTAGGTAGTTTGCTTGATGGTTTGCTAAACAAATTAGGTTTACCAGGTTCTAGTATTATTCCACTGCTCCTAGGCTATGGTTGTGGAATTCCAGCTATAATGGCAACTAGATCACTAAATTCATATAAAGAACGTATGATAGTTACCACTTTGGTTTGCTTGGGAATACCTTGTGTAGCTCAGTCAGGTGCTTTTATAGCTTTACTTGGTGAAGAATCTATATTAGCTCTTTTGTTAGTTTTCTTCTTTTCTCTATTTGTAATATTCGTTACTGGATTTATTATAGATAAGCTTTTGCCTGGAAGTCGTCCATATACAATTATGGAGATTCCTGAGTTGCTTGTCCCTAGAAGTGAAGTGATTTTTAACAAAATATGGTTTAGAACTAAAAATTACATTTATGAAGGTGCTCTACCTATGATAGCCATTATAGGAGTTGCTGCTTTCTTTTATGAAACTGGTGTTATGGGAATTATTGGGCAATTACTAAGTCCATTAGTAGTTACCTGGCTTCATTTACCTGCAGAAGCTTCAACACCATTAATACTAGGAATTTTTAGGCGTGAACTAGCAATAGTTCCTCTAGTGGAAATGGACTTAACTACGTTACAGCTCTTTACAGGAGCTATTGTAGGTTTATTTTATGTACCTTGTGTAGCAATAATAGCTACACTTGCTAGAGAGTTTAACTTAAAATTTTCAGTGTTTATTTTAATAATTACAACAACTATAGCATTTCTTATTGGTGGAGCAATAGCTAGAATAGGAGGATTATTTTTTTAAACCATAAATCTCTAAACCAGATTAAAGTTCAGAAGGCTAAATATTATTATACTAAGTCTTCTAAACCTTCTAGAAAAGCGAGGATACTTTCTCCTAAAGGAGTAGGTGTATATCCTCCTTCTAAAACAGCAAATAACCGACCTTCGCATTGTTGCTTAGCAAAATTACCCAATATTTGTCCTAGTAATTTATAAGTGCTTGTAGGTAGCATACTGCCCCAATCATATTCGTGACGGTCAAAACCGGCTGATACTGCAAGTAAATCGCAGGTTTTATCTTTAAGATAATCTTCTAAGTTTTTAATAAATTCTTCAGGCTCTCTACCTAAAATAAAGTAATAATCTACTTCATTACTATCTATGAATTGTCTATAAGTACCATCTCCAAAATGAAGATCAAAATCAATAATTATTGCTTTTTTAATATGATTACTTTTTAATAGTTTTTGAACTGCTATTGCAATATTATTAAAATAACAAAAGCCCCAGTGAACATTAGGACTTGCGTGATGTCCAGGGGGTCTACATAATGCAAAAGCCATTTCACTCTTAATGGCATACTCAGAAGCACATATAGCGGCTCCAACTGCTAGTGATCCTACTTCATATATCTGCATATCATCCTTGACTTTATTTATATGTTGTGGTTTATGAACCAGTAGCAAATCGTTATCAGTACACGGCTTAGGGTTGATTATTTCATATTTATTTTTTAATAAATTATATGCAACATCTAGTCTACCCTTATCAGCTGCTGGATCATAGGCGTATTCTTCAAAAAATCTTTCATGAAATACAACTTTCAATGTTTAATCTCCTTTTTTAATAAATTACAATGGCTTTTATTATTACATGCAGATATTGAATGCAGATTTTTTATAAGTGATTTTCACTTAATTTTGTTTTTACTTCTTTTTTTAATTGCAATGTTTTTAAAAGTTTTTCTCCAGCTTGTTTTGCATTTTGTAATGCTTTTTCACTTTTTAAGGCTTCTCCTGCTTTATAAAGATGTAAAGTCTTAACTGTACTAACTACTCTATAACCTAAAGCTTCTAAAGGTTTTACCATTGCTTCAGCCGTAAATCCCATATCTTCTTCTTTTTCTTGTTCACTAACTGCAATTACAGCAGCATATTTTACTCCTAGAGCTTCATTTAAACCCATCCAAACCGAACGATCATCTTTGTCAAATACTTCAAAGCAATAACATCTATCTATAAAAGCTTTCATATCTGCAGTAATATTATAAAAATAGGCAGGTGAACCTAAAATGATGGCATCAGACTCTAAAATAGCTGGATATAATTTTTGCATATCATCATCTACTATACATTTATATGTATCTTTACAGGCTTCGCATCCATTACAATCTCTGATATCATAATCACCTAAGAATATTAATTCAGTTTCAATACCTTCCATAGAAAAAGGTTTTAAAGCTTCTTGCACTAAAATAGAAGTATTTCCTTTTTTCCTACGACTTCCTACAATAGCTAGTAATTTCATATTGTTTTCTCCTTTCATTCCTTACCTTTACTTAAATTCATTCCATTAGTATGTTTTATAAGTTAGTGTGAATATAACAATTATTTTCAAATTATATATCTGATTTTACTACAAAAACAATAAAGATTTATTACAAAAGCTAATTTTATTTCTTCATAATGATTAATTTGTGTTGATACCACTTTAAAACATATAGACATATTAAAGAATAAAAATAACACCTTTTACCAAAGTTAAAGGTGTTATTTTAGAAATATAATTTTAATATTAATTCCATGGTTTCACTGCGAAAAGCTAAACATTAGGTTATGGAATAGGCCGAGTAACATGTTTATCACGCCCGCTCATCGGTTTTTATCCTCATTATAATTAGATGTTTTTATATTACTTGATTTTTACGCAATTTTTCAATTTCTTCATGAGTATACCCTGCTTCTTTAAGTATTTCTTCATTATGCTCCCCTAGTTTAGGAAAAGTAAGTTGGGTTTGCCCGGGAGATTCAGATAGTTTAATTGGAATTCCGGTTAATACTAAATCTTTTCCTGAGTTTTTAAAATTAGTTATTTTCTCTATCATATTTCTAGCTACAACTTGAGGATGTGTAGACATCTCTTCAAGGTTAAGAACTGGTGTAAAACAAATATCACTATTAGAAAAATACTCTACCCATTCATCTCTAGTTTTTTCTAAGAAGATATTTTTAATATCTTCTTTAATTTCATTTTGTTTTTCTTTATTCCATTGATCTGAAATATAATCTTTTCTATCAATCATTTCGCAAAATTTCGCCCAAAATTTGTCTTCCACGGCTGCTAGACTAATAAATTTTTCATCTTTGGTTTCGTAAATATTAAAAAATGCATAGCCTCCAGTTAAAACCTCATTGCCTCTTTCTGGAAGCTTAGCCATACCTGACCATTCTCCAAGAGTATAAGTTAGGAGGCTTATAGAACAATCAAGCATAGCTATATCACAAAGTTGCCCCTTACCAGTTTTGTCTCGGTTTAATAGTGCCAAAAGAATTGCAATTACAGCATATAATGTTCCACCTGCAATATCAGCAATTTGAACACCTGACATAGCTGGTATACCTTTGTGAGTGCCCGTTGATTCAGTTATACCAGATAAACTAACGAAATTTAAATCATGACCTGCAGTATCACGCAATGGTCCGTCTAGACCATAACCAGTAATTGCGCAATAAATTATTCTTTCGTTAATTTCTTTTTGTACTTCATAACCCAGTCCCATTTTTTCCATCACACCAGGTCTAAATTGATCTAATACTACATCAGTAGTAAGCAATAGTTTTTTGAAGGTAGATTTTCCTTCCTCCTTTTTAAGATCAAGGGTTATACTTTTTTTATTGCGATTAACTGTATAGAAACGAGCACTCTCACTTTCGATAAGTGGAGGTACCTGCCTTCCTAATTCTCCTCTTTTTGGAGGTTCTACTTTTATAATTTCTGCTCCAAAATCAGCTAATATTTGAGAACAAAATGGTCCGGGTAAATATTGAGATAAATCTAATACCCTAATACCGCTTAAAGGTAGGTTCATATTTGGTATTCTCCTTTCATTTTCACAACAAAACCTAAAATTAAACAAAAAATTAAGTTAATCTATATTTATGGTTTATTATTCAAGATATGACATATTAACTGTAAGTATGTTCTTAATTTATTTACAACTAATTAGATAATGAAAAATTTGCATTATATTGTTTGTTATGAACCGTTTTACAACATGGTACAAAAAAGATTAAACTTAAATTATAATGTACAAAAAATTTTTAGGGTGGTTTATTAACATGAGGTGATAATTTTGAAAAAGAAAATATTTCCATTATTTATTATAGCTTTTATTATTACTATTATTTTTTTACACATTCCTTCAACTGAAAATAAACCAAATGATAAAAATCCAGTAGTTTTTGTGCATGGATACTTTGATACTAGGGCTAAAGTGTTTAATAAATCAAATTTTGACCCATTAATTAGCTATTTAAAAGACCAAGGTTGGTCAGAAGACGAATTATTTGTTATTCAATATTCTAATATTGTAGGATGTAACATTGATAATGCCAACGAATTAAAAGATTTTATAGATGATGTATTAGCTGAAACAGATAGTGATAAAGTTGATATAGTTGCACATAGTATGGGGGGGTTAAGTTCTCGTTATTATATTAACTACTTAGATGGTGCAGAAAATGTAGGCGCTTTAGTAACTATTGGTTCTCCACACCATGGCACTCCGACAGCTTATATGGTTAATTGGACTAAAGGGGGGGAACAAATGATTCCAGACAGTAAATTTCTACAAAAATTAAATGATCAAGATTCAACTTCTGATTTAGTATCGTATACATCAATTTACACCTATACAGATCAACTTGTTCCCTACTGGTATTCGCAAAAGGATGAATGGAATAATATAGGTGGTTGGTTTTATACACACCTACCTATGTTATACAATAGTAAAGTTCACAAACATGTCGCAAATAATCTAAGTTAAGTTATTTTTGAAGTATGGCCATAAATGAGCTTATTTAAGGTTGAGGTGAGATGTTTATGAAAAGAATAAATAGGCGCAATTTTCTAAAAATTGGGTTAGGTTCAATTGTTACTGTTGGTATGTGTGGTTGTGCTACAGAATTAGACGAAGTAAAAGAAAAAGATAAGAAAAAAACTACTGATAAAGTTAATGACAAAAAACAAGATACTAATGAGGTTAACAATAGAAAAACTGGTTTTCGTAAATTAGGTAAAACAGGTTTAGAAGTAAGCTTGTTAGGACTTGGGGGTTCAATGACTATAGCTCAGGCACATAAACAAGAAGAAGCTGTACAGATGATAAACAAAGCTATAGATAATGGTGTTAATTTTATTGATACTGCCCCAACTTATGGTGCTAGTGAAGATAATATAGGTCAAGTAATGCTTAATCGTCGGCAAGAAGTGGTACTTGCTACCAAAACAATTGATCGTAGCTATGATGGCACAATGCAATTAATCGAGCAAAGCTTAAATAGATTAAATACAGATTATATAGATATTTATCAATTACATGGCGTGCATACAGATGATGATTTAGATAAAATTAGTGCTTCTGATGGTGCTTGGCGAGCATTAAAAGAGCTAAAAGCTCAAGGAGTTATAGGTTTAACCGGTATTACCACCCATAGGGATCCACAAGTTGCTATACGGAGTATAAAAGAAATGGATTTTGATTGCCTTTTGATGTCTCTAAACCCAGCAGATATTTATTACCAACCTATGCAAAAGGAACTTATGGCAGAAGCCCTGCATCAGGATATGGGTATTATTGCTATGAAAGTAGTAGCTTATGGACGTATTTTTCGAGATAATGGCATAAGTACTATGCAACAAGCTCTTGGTTATGTGCTTAGTTTTCCTGTTCATTGTGCTATTGTAGGTGTATCTAATATAGATGAGATAATTGAAAATATTGAAATTACAGCAAACTTTACACCGTATTCTAAAGATGAACTCGAAAAGCTAGAGAAATTAGTAAAATCATATGAGCAAGAGGTTAATTTTTTCAAAACACAATGGTAGTATTAATAAAGGCTATTTTAACCAGTGATATTAACACTTTGGATACTAGTTAACTTTAGCTCTTTAATATCCCCATAATCATCAATTATACTAACAACTTCTTTTTTGTGATTCCATTTTAAAATATACCCACATATTTCATACACTGTTCCTGTAGTATTGTAGCTAATAGCAACTCTAGTATTATTACCTGCAGTTAGCAATATAACATGTTTAATTTTATTAATTTCTTCTTCAGTTTTACTATCGTTATTGTTGTTATTATAAATATTTTTTAGATTCTCTTTAAACTCTGGAATCATAAGTCTATTCCATTTTTTTGCTCCTCTATCATTAACATCATTCATAATAAACTCCCTACCCTACTTATTATGGCCACCTATCTTATTTGCTCTTTCTTTAGCAGTTGCATTTTTAAATAAAGAAACCCCTTTAAATATTGAGTGCTTCCCATACTTGTTTTTTACTTCATCTAAAGCAAATGACAAACTTAAATCACGCTGATTTTCTTCATCAAAGAGCTTGAGTTGTAGGTTATCAAAGTTTTGCAGGTTACTAACGGCTACACTTACTTTTCTTACTGGAAATCCCTGATAATATTTGCGAAATAGTGAAATACATTCTTTATATATTTGATTACTGATACAACTATAATCATTCATTGTATGTGAATGCCCAAAGCCTCCACCAATATCTTTACTATATTCAATACCAAGATAAACGGTTTTACACTGTAAAAATGATTGTCTAAGCCTTAAGCCGATTTCTTCACATAGTTCTAGAATTACTATTTCAGTATCCTCACCTCCATAATCAGACATTAATGTTATACCTGTACTAATGCTCTTTTGCTCTTCTTCAAATTCCCAATCTTGTATTACTGGGGATAAATCAACACCCCAGCTATGCCAATATAATTGCTCTCCCATTACTCCAAAACGTTCTTTAAGTTTATTTAATGGAGTTGTAGCTAATTCCCCTACTTTAAAAATTCCCATGCGATTTAAGTTTTTTTGCATTCTTTTACCAATGCCCCAGATGGCTTCTACTTTTTGCGGCCATAACTTATCTTCAACATCTTTGTACTTACATTCAGCAATCCCATTTTTTTTAGCCTCTATATCAAGAATTACTTTAGCTAGAAACTTATTAGGTCCGATTCCGATACACGAAGGTAAACCAGTTTCTTCATAAATCGTTTCTCTGATTTTTCTTGCAACTTCCCAGCGATTACCGAATAATTTTTCTGTACCATCAGTACATATCCATGATTCATCTATAGAATAAACATCAATAGCTTCATAAGGGGCAAATTTTTCTAAAATTTGAATTACTTTTGAAGCATAGTTAACATATAGTGCCATTCTACTTTCTACTATATGTATTTGCTTATTGTTTACTGGTATTTCAAAGAAGCGGCTTCCTGTTTTAATACCATAAAGTTCTTTCATTTTAGGAGAAGCAGCTAAAACAACACTACCCTTTCTGTTTTTGTTAGCTACAACTACTAAGAGAGTTTCCATAGGGTCTAAACCTCTTTCAACAGCTTCCACTGAAGCAAAAAAAGATTTCATATCTAAACAAAGTACATTCCTAATGGGCAATTTACTATAGTCAAACAACTTAATCACCTAGTATTAGTTTTAATAACATTATAGCAGAACAAGCGTTCTAGTCAATGGTGAAAGGATTATATTACATTTAATAATAAAAAAGGCAATGAAATATGCAAAATAGGCTGGAGATAAGCTATTAAAACCCCTATATCAACAAAAGTATATCTACCATGTAAAGGCTATTTCTAGTAGCAATTACTAGTTTATCTCTTTTTGTATTTGCAAAAAATAAAATTAGTTAGCTGGGTTTTTTTAAAAATACAGTTAATTTTATATATTAGCTATTGTTTTGTTTATATTAATATACTTAAAGGAGTAAGAAATTTTGTTATTAAACATTATTATAGGTTTTATTATACCTTGGATAATAGCTACTCCTCTTTTTTTGAAATTTAAAAAAAATGTTTTATTGATTGCTCCATTTGCAGCTATGATTAGTCTTTTATTTAATGTAATTGGAATTCAATTAGGATGGTGGCTAATTCAACCTTTTAAATATGAAGTAATTGCAACTATACCAATTGACTTAGGGCTCTATCCAGTTATGGCTATATATTTAACTGTTTTATTTGAAAAAATTAAAGGCAGGTACTTATTACTTGTACTACTATTTACACTTTTAACTACTTTTCTTGAATTTATAGCAGTAATATTTGATTATGTTTTATATAGTAACGGATGGAATATTGGGTATACTTTTATCTCATATCTTATACCATATTTTCTAGTTTATTTGTATTATATAAAATATGTTAAGAAATTAAGTTTTACTTACAATGAACTTTAAAATATAGAAAGGATAATTATATATGACTAAAAAATATATTACTAGTGCTATCATGTTAGTTGTTATAACTGGTTTAATATTATATATAAACAATGAAAGTCCTATTGCAGATAGAAATAAAATTTCTCCTCAAGAAGTTAAACAAAAAATAGACGAAAACTATAATATGCAAATAATTGATGTGAGAACAAAAGAAGAATATTTAACAGGACATATTCCAAATAGTATATTAATTCCTGTTGATGAATTACGTGTAAAAATACATGAAAGTGTTCCTGACAAAGAACAAAAGATAATTCTTTACTGTAGATCAGGTAATAGAAGTCAATCAGCTATGAAAATACTAATTGAACTAGGTTATAATAATGTTTATGATTTGGGTGGTATAAATGATTGGCCGTATGATATAGAAAAGTAAGAAATGTTAAAAAAGTATAAGTAAATATAAAAGGATTTCACCTTTCTTGTACAGAAGAATGATTTATTAACAAGAAAGGAAGATGACAATGCTAAAAAAAGATGAATGTGCATTTGTATTAGTTGATGTCCAAGGTAGATTAGCAAAAATTGTTCATGAAAATGAAAAAATTATTACAAACTTAATAAATTTAATTCAAGGGTTAAAAATTTTAAACATACCGATTATATGGGTGGAACAATACCCTGAAGGATTAGGGGTAACCGATGAAAAATTATCAAAATACTTAACTGATGAAAAACCGATTTTAAAAATGACTTTTAATGCATGTAAAAACGAAGAATTTATTGAAGCAGTTAAAGCTACAGGAAGGACTCAAATGCTTGTAGCTGGAATTGAAACCCATGTTTGTGTGTACCAAACAGCCTACGGTTTAAAACAAATGGGCTATGATATAGAAGTAATTTCTGATGCTGTTTCCTCTAGAACTTTAGCCAATAAAAAAATTGGATTAGAAAAAATGAAAGCAGATGGCATTAATATCACTTGTTTTGAAAGTGCTTTATTTGAATTAACGGAAACCTCTGAAGGAGAACAATTTAAGAAAATTATTGAGTTAATTAAATAATATTACCCCGACATTAGATTAGTTAATCAAGCTAAAAAAGAAAAACAATACAATTGCCGTAATTGAGGCAATTGTATTGCTAAAAATTACAAAGATTTAGTAGCTGTTATTTATTTTTCAGGCCATTAACAAAGGATAAAATATTTGGACCTAAATCACGCCCAACATACCCGCCTTCTCCAACAGCAAAAGTAGGTAAATTAAAAAAAGATATCATTTCCCCAATTTTTTGATATGCTTCAGTGGTAATACCTAAAGAAGCGAGCATGTCATTAACATGACCATCAAATCCTGCTGAAACTGCAATTTGTTCAAATTTAATATCTGAAACCGCATCTAAAGCTTGTTCAAATGTTTCTAAATATTTTTCATCACCGCATTTTCCCCTAAAAGGATAATTAAATATATTATCTTTAGAAGAGTGACCTGTACCAGGAAAAATTCCTGTACGATGCAGGGATATAAATGTAACTTGTTTATCACCTAAAAAAACATCTTCAGTTCCATTGCCATGGTGCCCATCAATATCTAAAATTAATGTTTTTAGTCCAGATTTTTTTACAGCTATTGCTATATTATTAAAATAACAAAACCCGCCTAAAAAATCTTTGCCAGCATGATGACCAGGAGGACGAGTTAAACTAAATCCTTGTATTTCTTGGGCTTTGACTGCACCACCAGCAGAAAGAGTAGCAAAATCATAAATGTTTTCATAATTAGGGCTGTCAAAATCAAAAAAATCATTATTTTTTACACTTTTAACATGCCTTGAAGTATGAACTAAATGAAGATCCTCATCACTAACTGGTTCTGGTGTTATAAAGTTAAACTTATCTTTCAAAAAATCATATGCAGCTTCTAAGCGTTCGGGACTTTCTGGATGCCCCATTGATTTATACTTCAAACATTCTTCTGAAAAAATAAAATCCATGTACACCATCCCTTTTTTAATATTTTAACAATATTTTAACATAACAATGTATACTATGCCTATTATTGGAAAACTATTTAACAATTTTTCATAATATTTAACTAATTTTTCTTTTGCAAATAATGTAGCTACTAATAAATAAACAAAATATTTGAAATATTAAAAAAATTAAGAATAATCATAGGAATTCTTATTCTTAATATTGAAACAAATTAAAGTTGAAATAAAGCATATTTCATTTACTCGTTTAAGTAACTAAAGAATAGGAGGTAGAGTAAATGATAGAAAATGCCGGTAGTGTCTATGCTGATGTGGAAAAATGTGTTGATGAAGTTATTAACCATGTTGGCAAAGAAATTACCTTTGGTATGACAATGGCACTAGGAAAACCATATCAATTTATTAATGCACTATATAGACGAGCAAAAAAAGATCCTGAAATTAAACTAAAAATAATAACTGCTCTACCCCTTGAAAAACCAAAAGTTCATAATGAACTAGAAAAAAGATTTTTAGATCCCATAGTTGATAGAGTATTTGATGGGGTTCCCGAATTTGATTATATGCTTGATTTTAGAGCTGGTAAATTACCTGCAAATGTAGAAACATTTGAATTTTTCAGTAATGCTGGTTCCTATCTAAATGATCCTAAAGCTCAGCAAAATCATATTGCTTCACATTATACTCATGCATGTCGTGATGCAATAGACTTGGGATTAAATGTTTTTGGTCAATTAATAGCTTATAAAGAGACTAATGATAAAACTATGTATTCTATGGCTTGTAATCCTGATATAGGTCTTGGTGTTACACGAAAGCTTAAACAAAAAAGAGCTAATGGTGAAAAAGTTGCTATTATAGGTGAAGCTAATAAAAATATGCCATTTATGTATGGTGATGCTGTAGTTGAAACAGATACTTATGATATTATTCTTCAAGGTTCTAAATACAATTATGAACTATTTGGTCCACCTAAAGAACCAGTTTCTTTAATAGATTATATGATTGGCATTAATGTTAGCACCTTAATAAAAGATAGTGGTACAATTCAAGTTGGGATTGGAGCGCTTAGTGATGCAATTGTTTCAGGACTAATTATGAGAAACTACCACAATAAAGTATACCAAGAAATAATAGAAAACAATGGTCTTTATACAAGATATCAAAATCTATTAGACAAATGGGGAGATATAGGGGTTTTTAAAAAAGGTCTTTATGGGTCAACAGAGATGTTTTCAGATGTTTTTATGCAAATGTATAAAAGCAAAATACTTAAGAGAAAAGTTTTTGATAGTGTTCATCTTATGAAACTGATTAATGAAGGAAAGTTAGAAGCAGATAACTTACCAGAAGATATTATAGATAAACTTATTGATATTAAAGCAATACATTCAAAGATTAATGAAGAAGACTTTAATTTTTTAAAGAAGTTTGGAATATTTAAAAAAGGGATTAAATATAAAAATGGATTAATTATTGATGGAATTAAACAATATTCATCTGATATGAATGATGAAAAT from Candidatus Syntrophocurvum alkaliphilum includes these protein-coding regions:
- a CDS encoding acetyl-CoA hydrolase/transferase C-terminal domain-containing protein translates to MIENAGSVYADVEKCVDEVINHVGKEITFGMTMALGKPYQFINALYRRAKKDPEIKLKIITALPLEKPKVHNELEKRFLDPIVDRVFDGVPEFDYMLDFRAGKLPANVETFEFFSNAGSYLNDPKAQQNHIASHYTHACRDAIDLGLNVFGQLIAYKETNDKTMYSMACNPDIGLGVTRKLKQKRANGEKVAIIGEANKNMPFMYGDAVVETDTYDIILQGSKYNYELFGPPKEPVSLIDYMIGINVSTLIKDSGTIQVGIGALSDAIVSGLIMRNYHNKVYQEIIENNGLYTRYQNLLDKWGDIGVFKKGLYGSTEMFSDVFMQMYKSKILKRKVFDSVHLMKLINEGKLEADNLPEDIIDKLIDIKAIHSKINEEDFNFLKKFGIFKKGIKYKNGLIIDGIKQYSSDMNDENARLEIRSLLGKELIKGKVLHSTFFLGPKSFYQILNEMSEEEIQQFGMSGVEKVNQLYGDEELRALQRKDGRFINTGMIVTLHGAIASDQLEDGRIISGIGGQYNFVAMAHALPDARAILMIKSTKDTGKSLKSNIVFNYGHCSIPKHMKDIIVTEYGIADLRGQPDKEVIARILNITDSRFQDKLLNKAKKAGKIPIDYEIPDEYKNNTPEKIVDLLKPYQEQGFFQPFPFGTDLTKDEIAIGSSLKKLNALLKKAPLKIVKGMLIELFRPIPQSAEIYLKRMNLLTPLSVREKNMRKIVIFALRNNNQI
- a CDS encoding histone deacetylase family protein, producing the protein MDFIFSEECLKYKSMGHPESPERLEAAYDFLKDKFNFITPEPVSDEDLHLVHTSRHVKSVKNNDFFDFDSPNYENIYDFATLSAGGAVKAQEIQGFSLTRPPGHHAGKDFLGGFCYFNNIAIAVKKSGLKTLILDIDGHHGNGTEDVFLGDKQVTFISLHRTGIFPGTGHSSKDNIFNYPFRGKCGDEKYLETFEQALDAVSDIKFEQIAVSAGFDGHVNDMLASLGITTEAYQKIGEMISFFNLPTFAVGEGGYVGRDLGPNILSFVNGLKNK